The proteins below come from a single Hyphomicrobium denitrificans ATCC 51888 genomic window:
- the argJ gene encoding bifunctional glutamate N-acetyltransferase/amino-acid acetyltransferase ArgJ: MGKVSDVSPFAPSVLAKLPPIDGVTFATAEAGIRYKKRTDLLLAVLDEGTSVAGVLTQSKTASAPVLLCRKHLKKGSARALVVNSGNANAFTGKKGSDAVDITVEHAVEAVGCRPHNVFVASTGVIGEPLDATKFAHLLAKLAKNAEADAFEAAARAIMTTDTYPKLATRKALIGDTEVTINGFCKGAGMIAPDMATMLCFIFTDAAIPADALQDLVGEHVKTTFNCMTVDGDTSTSDTCLVFATGHAAERGQKPVTKAKSKKLAAFSDALHDLMQDLAIQVAKDGEGLSKFVTFEVEGAKSWEAARTIALSCANSPILKTAIAGEDPNWGRVVMAVGKSGEAADRDKLSIWFGPHCVARDGERAPDYDEKTAAAYMKNREIVIRIAVGVGKASATVWTCDLTHDYVSINADYRS; encoded by the coding sequence ATGGGCAAAGTCTCTGACGTTTCACCGTTCGCGCCATCGGTTCTTGCCAAGCTTCCGCCCATCGACGGCGTGACATTCGCGACGGCCGAGGCCGGCATCCGCTACAAGAAGCGAACCGATCTGCTGCTCGCCGTGCTCGATGAAGGCACGTCGGTCGCGGGCGTGTTGACCCAATCGAAGACGGCGTCGGCGCCGGTGCTTCTCTGCCGCAAGCATCTCAAGAAGGGTTCGGCGCGGGCGCTTGTCGTCAACTCGGGCAACGCCAACGCCTTCACGGGCAAAAAGGGCAGCGATGCCGTCGACATCACGGTCGAGCACGCTGTCGAAGCGGTCGGCTGCCGGCCGCATAACGTCTTCGTCGCCTCGACGGGCGTCATCGGCGAACCGCTCGACGCGACAAAGTTCGCGCATTTGCTGGCGAAACTCGCGAAAAACGCCGAGGCCGATGCTTTTGAAGCCGCCGCCCGTGCCATCATGACGACCGACACTTATCCGAAGCTCGCCACGCGCAAGGCGCTGATCGGCGACACGGAAGTGACGATCAACGGCTTCTGCAAGGGCGCGGGCATGATCGCGCCCGACATGGCGACGATGCTGTGCTTCATCTTCACCGATGCGGCGATCCCCGCTGACGCGCTGCAAGACCTCGTCGGCGAACACGTCAAGACGACTTTCAACTGCATGACGGTCGACGGCGATACGTCCACGAGCGACACGTGCCTCGTGTTTGCGACCGGACATGCCGCCGAACGCGGTCAGAAGCCGGTGACGAAGGCGAAGTCGAAGAAGCTCGCGGCGTTTTCGGACGCGCTGCACGATTTGATGCAGGACCTCGCCATTCAGGTCGCCAAGGACGGCGAAGGGCTGTCGAAGTTCGTGACGTTCGAGGTGGAGGGTGCGAAATCCTGGGAGGCGGCGCGCACCATCGCGCTCTCGTGCGCCAATTCGCCGATCCTGAAGACCGCGATCGCGGGAGAAGACCCGAACTGGGGCCGGGTCGTCATGGCTGTCGGCAAATCCGGCGAAGCGGCGGACCGCGACAAACTCTCCATCTGGTTCGGCCCGCATTGCGTGGCGCGCGACGGCGAACGGGCTCCCGACTACGATGAAAAGACGGCGGCGGCCTACATGAAGAATCGCGAAATCGTGATCCGCATCGCAGTTGGCGTCGGCAAGGCCTCGGCGACGGTCTGGACTTGTGACCTGACACACGACTATGTGTCGATCAACGCAGACTATCGGAGCTGA
- a CDS encoding thiopurine S-methyltransferase, which translates to MEKAFWTERWKRRDIGFHQPHVHEQLTRFWPTLNLPVASAVFVPLAGKSCDMVWLATQGHRVIGVELSDVAVREFFKDGGQTPEIRSEGPFDLYSAGPFNLYRGDFFETSPDMVRDTVAVYDRAALIALPTDLRERYAKKLASIIPSSAIIFLVALEYPEHEMSGPPFSVPRAEVERLYGDTFDIQVLEARDGLDASGNLRRRGVSALQETAYVLRRR; encoded by the coding sequence ATGGAAAAGGCTTTCTGGACGGAGCGCTGGAAACGGCGAGACATTGGTTTTCATCAGCCCCACGTTCACGAGCAACTGACACGCTTCTGGCCGACGCTCAATCTGCCGGTCGCAAGCGCGGTCTTCGTGCCTTTGGCTGGCAAGAGCTGCGACATGGTCTGGCTCGCGACGCAGGGACATCGCGTCATCGGCGTCGAGCTTTCGGACGTCGCGGTTCGGGAATTTTTCAAGGACGGCGGCCAGACTCCCGAAATTCGGTCGGAGGGGCCGTTCGATCTCTATTCCGCCGGGCCGTTCAATCTCTACCGCGGTGACTTTTTCGAAACGTCGCCCGACATGGTGCGCGATACCGTTGCGGTCTACGACCGGGCGGCACTGATTGCGCTCCCCACAGATCTCCGGGAGCGCTACGCGAAAAAGCTCGCCAGCATCATCCCGAGTTCGGCGATCATCTTCCTCGTTGCGCTCGAATACCCCGAGCATGAAATGTCCGGACCGCCATTCTCGGTGCCGCGCGCCGAGGTCGAGCGACTTTACGGCGATACGTTCGACATTCAGGTGCTCGAAGCGCGCGACGGACTGGATGCCAGCGGCAATCTGCGCCGGCGCGGCGTCTCTGCACTCCAGGAGACGGCATACGTTCTGAGGCGGCGATGA
- the mutT gene encoding 8-oxo-dGTP diphosphatase MutT, which produces MTKRLVLVAAVALIDDDKRVLIAQRPANKPMAGFWEFPGGKIEPGETPEDALCREIKEELSVDLCRTCLAPFNFASHAYDDFHLLMPLYVCRTWDGEIAPREGQTIEWVRALHLSRYRMPPADEPLIPWLRDYLA; this is translated from the coding sequence ATGACGAAGCGGCTCGTTCTCGTCGCCGCCGTCGCATTGATCGACGACGACAAGCGCGTGCTGATCGCCCAGCGCCCCGCCAATAAGCCGATGGCAGGGTTCTGGGAGTTTCCGGGCGGCAAGATCGAGCCCGGCGAAACGCCCGAGGACGCGCTCTGCCGCGAGATCAAGGAAGAGCTCAGCGTCGATCTCTGCCGGACGTGCCTCGCGCCGTTCAACTTCGCGAGCCACGCCTACGACGACTTCCATCTTCTGATGCCGCTTTATGTTTGCCGGACGTGGGACGGCGAGATTGCGCCGCGCGAAGGGCAAACCATCGAGTGGGTCCGGGCGCTGCACCTTTCGCGCTACCGCATGCCGCCCGCGGACGAGCCCCTTATTCCTTGGCTCCGGGATTATCTGGCTTAG
- a CDS encoding methyltransferase domain-containing protein: MAGAPQIFDQKLIRERRNRIAAQGDAELPDFLLSRVADDFADRLSIVRRDFAVAASVGAYHGLLAARLRELPNIGEIVDVEPSERCLELSTAQKVAAKDDALPFAPQSLDLVVSGLSLHLINDIPGVLAQINRALKPDGLFLGALLGGETLRELRESWLLAEEELYGGASPRVAPFADVRELGSLLQRAGFALPVADSDPVRVTYGSPLALMRDLKAMAASNMLIERSRKPVSRRLLLRAAEVYQESFGLPDGRIPATFEIITLTGWVPHESQQKPLAPGSAKVRLSDALKPKSKPDNPGAKE, encoded by the coding sequence ATGGCAGGCGCGCCGCAGATTTTCGACCAGAAACTGATCCGGGAGCGGCGAAACCGCATCGCGGCCCAGGGTGATGCCGAGTTGCCGGATTTTCTCCTGTCTCGCGTTGCCGACGACTTTGCGGATCGCTTGAGCATCGTGCGCCGCGACTTCGCGGTGGCTGCGAGCGTCGGCGCATACCACGGCCTGCTCGCCGCGCGCCTTCGCGAGCTTCCGAACATCGGCGAGATCGTCGATGTCGAGCCGTCCGAGCGCTGCCTCGAGCTTTCGACGGCACAAAAGGTGGCGGCGAAAGACGATGCCCTGCCGTTCGCACCGCAAAGCCTCGATCTCGTCGTGTCGGGCCTCTCGCTGCATCTGATCAACGATATTCCGGGCGTGCTCGCGCAGATCAACCGTGCCCTGAAGCCCGATGGGCTTTTCCTCGGAGCGCTCCTCGGCGGCGAAACACTGAGAGAATTGCGCGAGTCATGGTTGCTCGCCGAAGAGGAACTCTACGGCGGGGCCTCGCCCCGCGTCGCGCCGTTCGCCGATGTGCGCGAGTTGGGGAGCTTGCTGCAGCGCGCCGGTTTCGCGCTTCCCGTCGCCGACAGCGATCCGGTGCGCGTGACGTATGGGTCGCCCTTGGCGTTGATGCGCGACCTGAAGGCGATGGCGGCAAGCAACATGCTGATCGAGCGCAGCCGCAAGCCCGTCTCGCGTCGCCTGCTGCTGCGAGCCGCTGAAGTCTATCAGGAAAGCTTCGGTCTGCCCGACGGCCGTATTCCCGCAACCTTCGAGATCATCACGCTGACCGGCTGGGTGCCGCACGAAAGCCAGCAGAAACCGCTCGCGCCAGGCTCGGCGAAAGTGCGGTTGTCCGACGCGCTGAAACCTAAGTCTAAGCCAGATAATCCCGGAGCCAAGGAATAA
- a CDS encoding ComF family protein, giving the protein MVSAAAVADPPDFDRVRAVASFDGVMRELIHAFKFHDTHHARHLFGRWLTEAGRELLDDADVLVPAPLARWRLLSRRFNQAQILAAETGRLAKKPVRPFALVRSRSTPHQVGLTRAQRQRNVSGVFRVPSNEIASISGKNIVLVDDVITTGATASAAALTLKRAGARRVDVLALAIVANSSS; this is encoded by the coding sequence ATGGTTTCCGCCGCCGCCGTGGCAGACCCTCCGGACTTCGACCGCGTCCGCGCTGTCGCGAGCTTCGACGGGGTGATGCGGGAACTCATCCATGCGTTCAAATTCCACGACACGCATCATGCGCGCCATCTTTTTGGACGCTGGCTGACGGAAGCCGGCCGCGAGCTGCTGGATGACGCCGACGTGCTCGTCCCTGCGCCGCTCGCGCGCTGGCGGCTCCTCTCGCGGCGGTTCAATCAAGCCCAAATTCTTGCAGCCGAAACAGGACGGCTCGCGAAGAAGCCGGTGAGACCGTTCGCGCTCGTCCGGTCGCGCTCGACGCCGCATCAGGTTGGGCTTACGCGCGCCCAGCGCCAGCGGAACGTGTCCGGCGTCTTTCGTGTGCCGTCGAATGAAATCGCGTCGATCTCGGGAAAAAACATAGTTCTGGTCGACGATGTCATCACCACAGGCGCCACGGCTTCCGCAGCTGCTCTGACGCTGAAACGCGCCGGTGCGCGGCGCGTCGACGTGCTGGCGCTCGCGATCGTTGCCAACAGTTCATCTTGA
- the grxC gene encoding glutaredoxin 3 — protein MHKVTVYTAGNCCYCHMAKDLLRRKGAAFEEIDLTGRSDLRADLRARAGGRHTVPQIWIGSVHVGGCDDLFDLERSGKLDALLAQTTSAS, from the coding sequence ATGCATAAGGTGACGGTCTACACGGCTGGAAACTGCTGTTACTGCCACATGGCAAAGGATCTGCTGAGACGCAAAGGAGCGGCGTTCGAGGAGATCGATCTGACGGGCCGAAGCGATTTGCGCGCGGACTTGAGAGCCCGCGCGGGCGGGCGGCACACGGTGCCGCAAATCTGGATCGGCAGCGTTCACGTCGGCGGTTGCGATGATCTTTTCGATCTCGAACGCTCCGGCAAGCTCGACGCGCTTCTCGCACAGACGACTTCGGCATCGTGA
- a CDS encoding carbon-nitrogen hydrolase family protein: MTASPQAASKSVFRAALVQMCAGRDVARNVADAVALIGEAAAQQAAYVQTPECTTLMEVDTERLMAETKPEAGNASLAAFSQAAADKKIWLHIGSMAVKIGERRLANRSYLFAPNGDVSARYDKIHMFDVDLGKGEVYSESVNYQAGSNAVISELPWGRLGLTICYDLRFPALHRALAKAGASFIAGPAAFTRITGEAHWHTLLRARAIETETFILAAAQGGRHENGRETFGHSLIISPWGEILGEGGTEPGVVIGDIDTQRIDEVRRKIPSLTHDRVFSVVEERVSPLETIRK; this comes from the coding sequence ATGACAGCATCACCGCAGGCGGCGTCCAAATCGGTATTCCGGGCGGCGCTGGTCCAGATGTGCGCCGGTCGCGACGTTGCCCGCAATGTCGCTGACGCGGTGGCGCTCATCGGCGAGGCGGCGGCGCAGCAGGCCGCGTACGTGCAAACGCCGGAATGCACGACGCTGATGGAAGTCGATACCGAGCGGCTCATGGCCGAGACGAAGCCGGAAGCCGGGAATGCCTCGCTCGCGGCGTTTTCCCAGGCTGCGGCGGACAAGAAAATCTGGCTGCACATCGGCTCTATGGCGGTGAAAATAGGAGAGCGGCGGCTTGCGAACCGCTCCTACCTCTTCGCGCCCAATGGCGACGTCAGCGCCCGCTACGATAAAATCCATATGTTCGACGTCGATCTCGGCAAGGGCGAGGTCTACAGCGAAAGCGTCAACTATCAGGCAGGCTCCAACGCGGTGATTTCCGAATTGCCCTGGGGACGCCTGGGCTTGACGATTTGCTACGACCTTCGCTTTCCGGCGCTGCACCGAGCACTCGCCAAGGCCGGAGCGTCGTTCATTGCGGGGCCTGCCGCCTTCACGCGCATCACCGGTGAAGCGCATTGGCATACGCTGCTCAGAGCGCGCGCGATCGAAACCGAAACGTTCATTCTGGCGGCAGCGCAAGGCGGCCGTCATGAAAATGGCCGCGAGACGTTCGGGCATAGTCTGATCATCTCGCCGTGGGGCGAAATTCTCGGCGAAGGCGGAACGGAGCCTGGCGTCGTGATCGGCGACATCGATACGCAGCGTATTGACGAAGTCCGGCGCAAAATCCCATCTCTGACGCATGACCGAGTATTCTCCGTCGTCGAGGAGCGGGTATCGCCGCTCGAGACCATAAGAAAATAG
- a CDS encoding DUF1178 family protein: MIKYRLGCADGHEFESWFRSIADYDKQSRSGAVTCPLCASTEISKLPMAPAVVSARGNKGAPAPEQLPAVAAPSAPPAAMATALRAFKKAVMENSEDVGGRFAEEARKIHFGEAEERNIRGSTTAEEAQSLHQDGVPFGILPELPEDLN, from the coding sequence ATGATCAAGTACCGCCTGGGCTGCGCTGACGGCCACGAGTTCGAAAGCTGGTTCCGGAGTATTGCCGACTACGATAAGCAGTCGCGCTCAGGCGCTGTGACTTGCCCGCTGTGCGCATCCACGGAGATCAGCAAGCTGCCGATGGCGCCCGCCGTCGTGTCCGCGCGGGGCAACAAAGGTGCTCCAGCGCCGGAGCAACTGCCTGCTGTCGCCGCGCCGAGTGCGCCGCCCGCAGCCATGGCGACCGCGCTGCGCGCTTTCAAAAAAGCCGTCATGGAAAATTCCGAGGACGTCGGCGGGCGGTTCGCGGAGGAAGCGCGGAAGATTCATTTCGGCGAGGCGGAAGAGCGCAACATTCGCGGCAGCACGACCGCGGAGGAAGCGCAGTCGTTGCATCAGGACGGGGTTCCGTTCGGCATCCTCCCTGAGCTTCCCGAGGACCTCAATTAG
- the bioB gene encoding biotin synthase BioB has protein sequence MTSNVTRLDASARPSPRAASAPRHDWTRAEAMALYDLPFMDLLFRAQMVHRASFDPNKVQMSRLLSIKTGGCAEDCGYCSQSAHHETGLKASKLMEVERVINEAKKAKAAGATRYCMGAAWRSPKARDMDTVVAMVEGVKGLGMETCMTLGMLTDNDIVRLRDAGLDYYNHNVDTSEAYYNKVITTRTYADRLDTLARVRDAGMKVCSGGIVGMGEEREDRVDMLVTLANLDEHPESVPINMLIAIPGTPLENAERIDPIDFVRTIAVARILMPKSFVRLSAGRTDMTDEMQALCFFAGANSIFVGETLLTADNPGEDKDSLLFAKLGLAPLELEPDQTQDHEPATCAGRQDALQS, from the coding sequence ATGACGTCAAACGTGACCCGACTCGATGCGTCCGCGCGCCCGTCACCCCGTGCAGCGTCCGCGCCCCGTCACGATTGGACACGCGCAGAAGCGATGGCGCTCTACGATCTGCCGTTCATGGATTTGCTGTTCCGGGCACAGATGGTGCACCGGGCCTCCTTCGATCCCAACAAAGTGCAGATGAGCCGGCTGCTATCGATCAAGACGGGTGGCTGCGCCGAAGACTGCGGCTATTGCAGCCAGTCCGCCCATCACGAGACCGGGCTCAAGGCTTCGAAGCTTATGGAAGTCGAGCGGGTCATCAACGAGGCCAAGAAAGCCAAGGCGGCGGGCGCGACGCGCTATTGCATGGGCGCGGCATGGCGCAGCCCGAAGGCGCGCGACATGGATACCGTCGTCGCGATGGTCGAAGGCGTGAAGGGGCTCGGCATGGAAACGTGCATGACGCTCGGCATGTTGACCGACAACGACATCGTGCGGCTGCGCGATGCGGGCCTCGACTATTACAATCACAACGTCGACACTTCCGAAGCCTATTACAACAAGGTCATCACGACCCGCACCTACGCCGACCGCCTCGATACGCTCGCGCGCGTGCGCGATGCCGGGATGAAGGTCTGCTCGGGCGGCATCGTCGGTATGGGCGAAGAGCGCGAGGACCGCGTCGACATGCTGGTCACGCTCGCCAATCTCGACGAGCATCCCGAAAGCGTGCCGATCAACATGCTGATCGCGATTCCCGGCACGCCGCTCGAAAACGCCGAGCGCATCGATCCGATCGATTTCGTTCGCACCATTGCCGTCGCGCGTATCCTGATGCCGAAGTCGTTCGTGCGGCTCTCCGCGGGCCGCACCGACATGACTGACGAAATGCAGGCGCTGTGCTTCTTCGCAGGCGCCAACTCGATCTTCGTCGGCGAGACGCTGCTGACGGCGGACAACCCCGGCGAAGACAAAGACAGCCTCTTGTTTGCCAAGCTCGGCCTCGCGCCGCTCGAACTCGAACCCGATCAAACCCAAGACCATGAGCCCGCGACGTGCGCGGGTCGCCAGGATGCCCTCCAATCATGA
- a CDS encoding 8-amino-7-oxononanoate synthase, with protein MPSNHERALDALLRRGRLRSLDTPAGIDFTSNDYLGLAQSRALADAVVAAIERGVPIGAGGSRLLRGNHPEHEALEAEAAAFFGAETALFFGGGFIANTALMATLPSRGDLIVYDELIHASVHDGMRLSKAEATAARHNDPQSIEDAIKTWRAAGGDGQPWIVVESLYSMDGDRAPIDELAQLATRHDAMLIVDEAHATGVFGPEGRGFAAHLEGAANVITLHTCGKALGVMGALVLAPKTIRDFLLNRARAFIYATAPSPLVASAVRAALQICRDEPARRERLHGLIAFAERELKSKTRFAPSGSQIQPIIIGADNSALALAAAMKARGYDIRAIRPPTVPEGTARLRLTITLNTDEAVLSRLIGDLVTAEAEVAA; from the coding sequence ATGCCCTCCAATCATGAGCGTGCGCTCGACGCCCTGCTGCGGCGTGGGCGGCTGAGGTCGCTCGACACGCCAGCCGGGATCGACTTCACGTCGAACGACTATCTGGGTCTCGCGCAATCGCGGGCGCTTGCGGACGCGGTCGTTGCGGCGATCGAACGTGGCGTGCCGATCGGCGCCGGCGGATCGCGCTTGCTGCGCGGCAATCATCCCGAGCACGAAGCGCTCGAAGCAGAGGCGGCGGCGTTTTTCGGCGCGGAGACGGCGTTGTTCTTCGGCGGCGGCTTCATCGCGAACACGGCGCTGATGGCGACGCTGCCGTCACGTGGCGACCTGATCGTCTACGACGAACTCATTCACGCCAGCGTGCACGATGGCATGCGGCTTTCGAAAGCCGAAGCGACGGCTGCGCGGCACAACGATCCGCAAAGCATCGAGGACGCGATCAAAACCTGGCGCGCTGCGGGCGGCGATGGTCAACCGTGGATCGTGGTCGAAAGCCTGTACAGCATGGATGGCGACCGGGCGCCGATCGACGAGCTTGCGCAATTGGCGACGCGCCATGATGCCATGCTGATCGTCGACGAAGCGCATGCGACGGGCGTGTTCGGCCCCGAGGGGAGAGGTTTCGCGGCGCATCTCGAAGGCGCCGCCAACGTCATTACCCTGCATACCTGCGGCAAGGCGCTCGGCGTCATGGGTGCGCTGGTGCTGGCGCCGAAGACGATCCGGGATTTTCTGCTCAATCGCGCGCGCGCTTTCATTTACGCGACCGCGCCGTCGCCGCTCGTCGCATCGGCCGTTCGCGCGGCGCTTCAGATTTGCAGGGACGAACCGGCGCGGCGCGAAAGGTTGCATGGACTCATCGCTTTCGCCGAACGCGAATTGAAATCGAAGACGCGCTTCGCGCCATCGGGATCGCAGATCCAGCCGATCATCATCGGCGCCGATAATTCCGCGCTGGCGCTCGCGGCCGCGATGAAGGCTCGCGGCTATGATATCCGCGCCATCCGGCCGCCGACCGTGCCGGAAGGCACCGCGCGGCTGCGCCTCACCATCACGCTCAACACCGATGAGGCCGTTCTTTCGCGCCTGATCGGTGATCTCGTGACTGCCGAAGCGGAGGTCGCCGCATGA
- the bioD gene encoding dethiobiotin synthase: MSTRIVVAGTDTDIGKTIFSAALVQALDGYYWKPIQAGLAGETDSEIVARLSGLPALRILPEAYRLNTPASPHFAAERDGVEIDVLRLRPRDVPGPLVIELAGGLDVPLTRRLLQIDVIAGWKLPVVLCSSTRLGTINHSLLSIEALKRRGVAILGIAFVGDEIPDTESIIPALGGVRRLGRLPNISELNSDTLRKAFAANFSVPDILGVGASGP, encoded by the coding sequence ATGAGTACGCGCATCGTCGTCGCCGGAACCGATACGGATATCGGCAAAACGATTTTTTCCGCCGCATTGGTGCAGGCGCTCGACGGCTATTACTGGAAGCCGATCCAGGCGGGTCTTGCGGGCGAGACGGATTCCGAGATTGTCGCACGGCTGAGCGGGCTTCCGGCGTTGCGCATTCTGCCTGAAGCCTACAGGCTCAACACGCCAGCATCGCCGCACTTCGCAGCGGAACGCGACGGCGTCGAAATCGACGTTCTCCGTTTGCGCCCGCGCGACGTCCCAGGTCCGCTGGTGATCGAGCTTGCCGGAGGTCTCGACGTGCCGCTGACGCGACGTCTGCTGCAAATCGACGTGATCGCCGGGTGGAAGCTGCCCGTCGTGCTGTGCAGTTCGACGCGCCTCGGCACGATCAATCATTCGCTGCTGTCGATCGAAGCGCTAAAGCGGCGCGGCGTAGCGATCCTCGGCATTGCGTTCGTCGGGGACGAAATTCCGGACACGGAAAGCATCATTCCGGCACTCGGCGGCGTTCGGCGGCTCGGCCGTCTGCCGAATATCTCCGAGTTGAACAGCGACACGCTGCGCAAGGCTTTTGCGGCGAACTTTTCGGTTCCGGATATTCTGGGCGTCGGAGCCTCAGGTCCATGA
- a CDS encoding adenosylmethionine--8-amino-7-oxononanoate transaminase → MSRSPVWHPFTQHGLEPNMLAIARADGAWLETADGRRIFDGVSSWWVITHGHGHPKIVRAIQEQAGKLDQVIFAGFTHEPAEAVARGLVELAPPGLAHIFFSDSGSTSVEVALKMALGYWKNIGKPRTRILALEHAYHGDTIGTMSAGARGVFNAAYEPLLFDVGRIPFPAAGAEQTTFDALERACRAGDVAAFICEPLILGAGGMLIYDAETLAEMHRICKRHDVLFIADEVMTAFGRTGTLFASEQAKIAPDIICVAKGITGGSIPLAATLCTEAIFDAHCSQDRSRMFFHSSSYTANPIACAAAAANLDIWRSEPVLSRIDAVSKAQAACLAQIANDPRFEKARQIGTIAAFELRGASTGYLADVALSLRRKLLDRNVLLRPLGATIYIMPPYCATADDLNGVYAAISEVAVEVRR, encoded by the coding sequence ATGAGCCGCTCGCCCGTCTGGCATCCGTTTACGCAGCACGGCCTCGAACCGAACATGCTCGCGATCGCGCGAGCGGACGGTGCGTGGCTCGAAACCGCCGATGGACGGCGCATTTTCGATGGCGTGTCGTCCTGGTGGGTGATTACGCACGGGCATGGTCATCCGAAGATCGTGCGCGCCATTCAAGAGCAGGCCGGAAAGCTCGACCAAGTGATCTTCGCGGGCTTCACGCATGAGCCTGCGGAAGCGGTCGCGCGCGGGCTAGTCGAGCTTGCGCCGCCCGGCCTCGCCCACATCTTCTTTTCCGATAGCGGCTCGACGTCGGTCGAAGTGGCGCTGAAGATGGCGCTCGGATACTGGAAGAATATCGGCAAGCCGCGCACGCGCATCCTGGCGCTTGAGCACGCGTATCACGGCGACACGATCGGCACGATGTCGGCGGGCGCGCGCGGCGTGTTCAACGCGGCCTACGAGCCGCTTCTGTTCGACGTCGGACGTATTCCGTTTCCCGCGGCGGGCGCAGAGCAGACGACGTTCGATGCGCTCGAACGTGCTTGCCGCGCGGGCGACGTCGCCGCGTTCATTTGTGAGCCTCTGATCCTCGGCGCGGGCGGCATGCTGATTTACGACGCCGAAACGCTCGCCGAAATGCATCGCATCTGCAAGCGGCACGACGTGCTGTTCATCGCCGACGAGGTGATGACGGCGTTCGGGCGCACGGGAACATTGTTTGCGTCAGAGCAGGCGAAGATTGCGCCGGACATCATCTGCGTCGCGAAGGGCATTACCGGTGGTTCGATCCCGCTTGCGGCAACGCTATGCACTGAGGCGATTTTCGACGCGCATTGTTCGCAAGACCGTTCGCGCATGTTTTTTCATTCGAGTTCGTACACGGCCAATCCGATCGCGTGCGCGGCGGCGGCCGCGAACCTCGACATCTGGCGGAGCGAGCCGGTGCTGTCGCGTATCGATGCGGTGAGCAAGGCGCAGGCCGCGTGCTTGGCTCAGATCGCAAACGATCCGCGATTTGAAAAGGCGCGGCAGATCGGAACGATCGCGGCATTCGAATTGCGCGGCGCGAGCACGGGATATCTCGCCGACGTGGCGCTATCGCTGCGGCGAAAACTTCTCGACCGCAATGTTCTGCTGCGGCCGCTCGGCGCGACGATCTACATCATGCCACCGTATTGCGCGACGGCCGACGATTTGAATGGCGTCTATGCGGCCATCTCCGAAGTTGCTGTTGAGGTCCGGCGATGA